A DNA window from Paralichthys olivaceus isolate ysfri-2021 chromosome 11, ASM2471397v2, whole genome shotgun sequence contains the following coding sequences:
- the tbx4 gene encoding T-box transcription factor TBX4 has product MLQEKASAVTDERMSRVQTAVETDLLPDQPRLGLSTASAIPSSNEPDQNIENIKVILHERELWKKFHEAGTEMIITKAGRRMFPSYKVKVTGMNPKTKYILLTDIVPADDHRYKFCDNKWMVAGKAEPAMPGRLYVHPDSPATGAHWMRQLVSFQKLKLTNNHLDPFGHIILNSMHKYQPRLHIVKADENNAFGSKNTAYCTHVFHETAFISVTSYQNHKITQLKIENNPFAKGFRGSEEGDLRVSRLQGKEYPVISKNMVRQRLLSSHSHLAGKLGAGVLTGHPQVLSSFQYEAGVPLSNSDPQDPITNHFSQSRDPSLLYHCFKHRDNARHLELGCKRPYLETSSVGSEEHYFRSAPSYESSLLSHPYCAEAITSREACMYGSMDTESGSGAADTEDLANSPSINCNMWATMQPYPRYSVEGVPYQPFSAHFTNAAAVTPVVPHPTSSMVSRSQADRGVYNSTSVVQRGLPVIPSSSSSCSPAVPGSRERSGHPSLYHKKPGSPLRPHRDFSAYPTQGTLSIRDPSYQYQVGLSSAGTHWTDS; this is encoded by the exons ATGCTGCAGGAGAAGGCTTCAGCCGTGACGGATGAACGCATGAGCCGAGTCCAGACCGCTGTGGAGAcagatctcctcccagaccagCCACGACTGGGCCTGTCCACAGCTTCCGCCATTCCCAGCTCCAATGAGCCTGACCAG aaCATTGAGAACATTAAGGTCATCCTCCATGAGCGGGAACTGTGGAAGAAGTTCCACGAGGCCGGCACAGAGATGATCATTACCAAAGCAGGCAG GAGGATGTTTCCGAGCTACAAGGTCAAAGTGACTGGGAtgaaccctaaaaccaagtacATCCTGCTCACTGACATTGTCCCAGCTGATGATCATCGCTACAAGTTCTGTGATAACAAGTG GATGGTGGCTGGAAAGGCAGAACCAGCAATGCCGGGGAGACTCTATGTGCACCCAGACTCTCCTGCCACAGGAGCTCACTGGATGAGGCAGCTGGTCTCATTTCAGAAGCTCAAGCTCACAAACAATCACCTGGACCCTTTCGGGCAT ATCATCCTGAACTCTATGCACAAGTACCAGCCCAGACTCCACATAGTCAAAGCGGATGAGAACAATGCCTTCGGATCCAAGAACACCGCATATTGTACTCATGTCTTTCATGAGACAGCCTTCATCTCTGTGACCTCGTATCAAAACCACAAG ATCACACAGCTGAAAATAGAGAACAACCCATTTGCCAAGGGATTCCGAGGTAGTGAAGAAGGGGATCTGCGTGTTTCAAGACTCCAGGG GAAAGAGTATCCAGTGATTTCCAAGAACATGGTTCGTCAGAGGCTCCTCTCGTCGCACAGTCACCTTGCGGGGAAGCTCGGCGCAGGAGTTCTGACGGGGCACCCTCAAGTCCTGTCCTCTTTTCAGTATGAGGCTGGGGTTCCTTTGTCCAACTCAGACCCCCAAGATCCCATCACGAACCATTTCTCTCAGAGCAGAGACCCCAGCCTTCTGTACCACTGCTTCAAACACAGAG ATAATGCCCGGCACCTGGAGCTTGGCTGTAAGCGGCCGTATCTGGAGACGTCGTCTGTGGGCTCAGAGGAGCACTACTTCCGTTCAGCTCCCTCTTATGAATCGTCCCTACTGTCTCATCCATACTGCGCTGAGGCCATCACCTCTAGAGAAGCTTGTATGTACGGCAGTATGGACACAGAGTCTGGATCCGGGGCGGCGGACACAGAGGACCTGGCCAACTCCCCTTCGATAAATTGCAACATGTGGGCTACAATGCAGCCTTACCCTCGCTATAGCGTGGAGGGCGTCCCCTACCAGCCCTTCTCGGCTCACTTCACCAACGCTGCTGCGGTCACACCTGTGGTACCGCATCCCACATCATCCATGGTTTCGAGGTCCCAGGCTGACCGGGGTGTCTACAACTCCACTTCGGTCGTCCAGCGAGGTCTACCCGTCAtaccttcatcctcttcatcttgCTCTCCAGCTGTTCCAGGATCCAGAGAGAGGTCAGGCCATCCCTCGCTGTACCACAAAAAACCAGGGTCTCCTCTCCGGCCTCACAGAGATTTCTCAGCTTATCCAACACAAGGCACTCTATCCATCCGGGATCCGTCCTACCAGTACCAAGTGGGGCTGAGCAGTGCAGGGACTCACTGGACTGACAGCTAG